From the genome of Acidobacteriota bacterium, one region includes:
- a CDS encoding protein kinase, giving the protein MLECKRCGTRNSDLSEFCFECGSPLGSTGASSVIDGKYDVIECLETEETRELYKVRDIRTNEVRTLKACDLDPAVQTVPGFDPCGVIQAAARFRHPNVADVLDCGVLPNGRIYTVSEWVAGESVDRILASLGPLPAPLVIRLAGDSLRGLHHLHQHGFLHRNLTPSKLMVFLSKHGAPRVKLINPDLATPAGVVRAISPMDLMAGKGKYSSPEQLAGVPGGGELDARTDIYSLALIIYELLKGHVPFSANTMSALVFQQGSAHIEPLELEDLDPETAAHFNQILFTALAKDREHRFPNALSFEEALNQLDLPPLTAETIQHYFGSLGSVRPSGAFSAIEPPPRATPVPSYDQEARTVVTSPVLGAPTVVVPGRATPQPPAQGGPLTGATVVTPRAAPNLEATVMESPDEAVRTVYAPRRDATRIDDGTYEEPPPRERTRIDHLETQAFELQGEYEILQAPQQATEYAYPPQPSPEELSRPLLETDSAELGKGFTGVVGTIIQTAPGQPPYQPPAQPPYAPPQPPPLVYEDEPPVQPQARPRLAPSAYSTIQAPRVPQAAPKSGRMVMWILVGVVVIGLAVASYFLFFTKTATGTLALNVFPWGTVQSVENDQGKRFDIADAVTPLTAELPVGNYKAQVKIAETDKVITVSFTIREGQLTSVTEQDPGYSYEEFLRQII; this is encoded by the coding sequence ATGCTAGAATGTAAACGTTGCGGGACCAGGAACAGCGATCTCAGCGAGTTCTGTTTCGAGTGCGGTTCACCGCTCGGCAGCACGGGCGCCTCGTCCGTCATCGACGGCAAGTACGACGTCATCGAGTGCCTCGAGACCGAGGAGACCCGGGAACTTTACAAAGTCAGGGACATCCGGACGAACGAGGTCCGCACGCTGAAAGCCTGCGACCTGGACCCCGCGGTGCAGACCGTCCCCGGGTTCGACCCCTGCGGCGTCATCCAGGCTGCCGCCCGGTTCCGGCACCCCAACGTGGCGGACGTCCTGGACTGCGGCGTTCTCCCGAACGGGCGGATCTACACCGTCTCCGAGTGGGTCGCCGGGGAGTCCGTCGATCGGATCCTGGCGAGCCTCGGCCCCCTGCCCGCCCCCCTGGTCATCCGCCTGGCCGGCGACAGCCTCCGCGGTCTCCACCACCTTCACCAGCACGGCTTTCTCCACCGGAACCTGACGCCCTCCAAGCTGATGGTGTTTCTCTCGAAGCACGGCGCCCCCCGGGTCAAGCTCATCAACCCCGACCTCGCGACGCCGGCCGGCGTCGTCCGGGCCATCTCCCCGATGGACCTCATGGCGGGCAAGGGCAAGTACTCGTCCCCCGAGCAACTGGCGGGCGTCCCGGGCGGCGGCGAGCTGGACGCCCGCACCGACATCTACTCCCTGGCCCTGATCATCTACGAGTTGCTGAAGGGGCATGTGCCGTTCTCCGCCAACACCATGTCCGCCCTGGTCTTCCAGCAGGGGTCGGCTCACATCGAACCCCTGGAGCTCGAAGACCTGGACCCGGAGACGGCGGCTCACTTCAACCAGATCCTGTTCACCGCCCTCGCCAAGGACCGGGAGCACCGGTTCCCCAACGCCCTGTCCTTCGAGGAGGCCCTGAACCAGCTGGACCTGCCGCCCCTGACGGCGGAAACCATCCAGCACTACTTCGGGTCGCTCGGAAGCGTCCGGCCCTCCGGGGCCTTCTCCGCCATCGAACCGCCCCCGCGGGCGACGCCCGTCCCGTCGTACGACCAGGAGGCCCGGACCGTGGTGACGTCCCCGGTGCTGGGGGCCCCCACCGTGGTGGTCCCGGGAAGGGCCACCCCCCAGCCTCCCGCCCAGGGCGGCCCCCTGACGGGCGCCACCGTCGTGACCCCCCGGGCCGCTCCCAACCTGGAGGCCACGGTGATGGAGTCCCCCGACGAGGCCGTCCGGACCGTGTACGCCCCGCGGCGCGACGCCACGCGCATCGACGACGGGACGTACGAGGAACCGCCGCCCCGCGAGCGCACCCGGATCGACCACCTCGAAACCCAGGCGTTCGAGCTGCAGGGGGAGTACGAGATCCTCCAGGCCCCCCAGCAGGCGACGGAGTATGCCTACCCGCCCCAGCCCTCCCCGGAGGAGCTGTCGCGCCCGCTCCTCGAGACGGACTCGGCCGAGCTGGGGAAAGGCTTCACCGGCGTGGTGGGGACCATCATCCAGACCGCGCCCGGGCAGCCGCCGTACCAGCCGCCGGCTCAGCCGCCGTACGCGCCGCCCCAACCGCCCCCCCTCGTCTACGAGGACGAGCCCCCCGTGCAGCCGCAGGCCCGGCCCCGGCTCGCCCCGTCCGCCTACTCGACGATCCAGGCGCCCCGGGTCCCCCAGGCCGCCCCAAAGAGCGGCAGGATGGTGATGTGGATCCTCGTCGGCGTGGTGGTCATCGGGCTGGCGGTGGCGTCCTACTTCCTCTTCTTCACCAAGACCGCGACCGGGACCCTCGCGCTCAACGTGTTCCCGTGGGGCACCGTCCAGTCCGTGGAGAACGACCAGGGGAAACGATTCGACATTGCCGACGCCGTCACGCCCTTGACCGCCGAACTCCCCGTCGGCAATTACAAGGCACAGGTCAAGATCGCCGAGACGGACAAGGTCATCACCGTCTCCTTCACCATCCGGGAGGGACAGCTGACGTCCGTCACGGAACAGGACCCGGGGTATTCCTATGAAGAATTTCTACGCCAGATCATCTAG
- a CDS encoding SUMF1/EgtB/PvdO family nonheme iron enzyme, protein PQPPATPLPDRGVTPTPGQTGSRPPVTGTAAPTPPRPSGAYPQNVQPQAPWQPPQGPHQGMTPPAAHPTQSRRSGPPSAEHPAPPTAERPGTGRPTAPPTAGAPAPDSRKTGPPPTGTQLRPTGSGPSGGTRPGTGPLQPKTGPRTTPGQAFQAQAAPPKSKLPLILGAAGLVVVVVVLILLFATGKSPEPTPGPEKPASPETPGPEKTASFTEQMGMKFVKVAAGKFKMGSDTGKDDEKPAHDVTISRDLFVSTTEVTEKQWRTVLGEGPATARGDEYPVEVSWEDAQRFLKALGEKTGKTFRLPTEAEWEYACRAGESGDYYWGGAFSPDHCWFNGNSGGKPQPVGGRKPNAWGLFDMAGNVYEWCQDWKSDDFYAKSPPADPKGPDSGEYRILRGGSWDSAEDECRSAYRAFMKPTVAGAGFRVVTNDPVP, encoded by the coding sequence CACCCCAACCCCCGGCGACGCCGCTCCCGGACCGGGGGGTGACGCCCACCCCGGGCCAGACCGGATCGAGACCGCCCGTGACGGGCACGGCCGCGCCCACGCCGCCCCGTCCCTCGGGGGCCTACCCCCAGAACGTCCAGCCGCAGGCGCCGTGGCAGCCCCCGCAGGGGCCGCACCAGGGGATGACGCCGCCGGCCGCGCACCCGACGCAGTCCCGGCGCAGCGGGCCCCCGTCCGCGGAGCACCCCGCCCCGCCGACCGCCGAGCGGCCCGGCACGGGGCGGCCCACGGCCCCGCCGACCGCCGGCGCCCCCGCCCCGGACAGCCGGAAAACCGGCCCCCCTCCCACCGGCACGCAGCTTCGCCCGACGGGGAGCGGCCCGTCCGGCGGGACCCGGCCGGGAACCGGGCCGCTGCAGCCCAAGACCGGGCCGCGGACGACCCCCGGCCAGGCTTTCCAGGCCCAGGCGGCCCCCCCGAAATCGAAGCTCCCGCTCATCCTCGGCGCCGCCGGCCTGGTGGTGGTGGTCGTCGTCCTCATCCTGCTCTTCGCGACCGGGAAATCGCCCGAGCCCACCCCCGGCCCCGAGAAACCCGCGTCCCCGGAGACGCCGGGGCCGGAAAAAACCGCGAGCTTCACGGAGCAGATGGGGATGAAATTCGTCAAGGTGGCGGCGGGCAAGTTCAAGATGGGCTCGGACACCGGCAAGGACGACGAGAAGCCCGCCCACGACGTGACCATTTCCAGGGACCTCTTCGTTTCGACCACGGAGGTCACGGAGAAACAGTGGCGGACCGTGCTGGGAGAGGGCCCGGCGACGGCGAGGGGGGACGAGTACCCCGTGGAAGTGTCGTGGGAGGACGCCCAGCGGTTCCTCAAGGCCCTCGGGGAAAAGACGGGCAAGACCTTCCGTCTCCCCACCGAGGCGGAGTGGGAGTACGCCTGCCGGGCGGGCGAATCCGGCGACTACTACTGGGGCGGCGCCTTCAGCCCCGACCACTGCTGGTTCAACGGGAATTCGGGTGGGAAGCCCCAGCCCGTCGGCGGCAGGAAACCGAATGCCTGGGGGCTGTTCGACATGGCCGGGAACGTCTACGAGTGGTGCCAGGACTGGAAGTCGGACGATTTCTATGCCAAGTCCCCGCCGGCCGACCCGAAGGGGCCTGACTCGGGAGAGTACCGGATCCTTCGGGGCGGCTCCTGGGACTCCGCGGAGGACGAGTGCCGGTCGGCCTATCGGGCCTTCATGAAACCCACGGTGGCGGGGGCGGGTTTCCGGGTCGTGACCAACGACCCCGTGCCCTGA